The Peromyscus eremicus chromosome 16_21, PerEre_H2_v1, whole genome shotgun sequence genome includes the window TGGAATGGAGGGCAAATGTTATCATGATGcattatatgaaattttcaaatatttaaaaattattattaaaatagctACAGCCCTCTAACTGTACCCCTTATTACACAGTGCACAGGAGGTAGGACAGGGGATTCTGGCATGAGACTTTTTATGACCACTTAATGGCTATATCAGATAGAGCCCATTACTTGGTATCTTAACAGATGTGTTTCAACATCCATAAACAAGAAGTGATTACAATACCTTCTCCAAGGATGCTATAAGGAGTAAATAAAACATACAAGCATTAGACATATAACAATGTCTAATGgacaacaaaatatttaaatgacaaCATTTTAAGAAGTTACCCTTGTTCTTTAGTAATAATGGTGAAGCCTAgataaattaattagttaatcaGGATGATTTTTACCACATAGAACAGAATTTCAGTACTTTCCCAAAGTGCTTGAGACTAGTTCTGAGAAAATAGTCTGAAGCATGTGGCCAGGAGGAAAGGAGCTTTTAAAATCTCCAGGCTTATTTCTTCCTGTATTTGTTTCTGAATGCCTGCAGAGATGTGGGCAGTCTTGGTAATAACTGCTGCGCTGGGAATTAGAATATGCATTGGGCCTGAATAAGCACCAAACTTTAATAACACTCTTAGGACTCGTGACCACTTTTAATCAGAATCTACTCCCCTTGGCTTGAGTAATTATCGAGGTTTTGAGCCCACTTTAAGGCAATCACAGAACAAGATAGTTCAGAATACCTTATCCCACCCAACCCCACCCTGCTTTTACAAATCCATTCAAGAAACTGGCTCTAGAAATTTGTTGCCAATCAAACAACTATTGAATAATCTTCCAACATTTGAGGTTGCAGGGTTTAGCAATTAAACATAATTGGGTTCatggcattttaaatttttattagagcTTTCATTATCCTCACAGAGTGCAGACACTGATGCCTATGAATTAGTCATCAAAttaattttaacttctttttaaaagactaaGAGATTCATTCCTAACATTCCTATTATTTCCCAATCTTTAAACATTTgtagctaaaacaaaacaaaggagaagGGAAGTTTGATCTGTGGCTGGCACTCctttcacataaaataattaataacagCATATTGTAGGAGTGTTTGTGTAATTAACTTTCTTATTAACATGAAATACAACTTATTGTCAGTATTAGTACTTAATGTcttatacatatattacatatatttttgaCTAACTCTGTGGGGAGAGAGTAGTTCTCTCTCATTGTGTAGTTCTCATGAATTTCACTGTCTCTAAAATCTACATTGTGTATGGTACAAACAGACAGTAAAGAATGATTTATTTCACCCACCATCATGAAGATTTTCAGTAAAAAACACATGTACAAGGACAGGGTACAGTCTAGTGACTAGTAAATTAGGATGCAAAATTGTAAAGATTCTTTGGTTCTGTAAACTTTGCAGTTGATTTATACCATGTACTGGTGTTTAAAAAGCAGAGGAAAAGCCAAGATTAAGTTATGCATACATCCCCCAGACATCCTGTGGAATATTCTCAATGACATTGGCCTTTCTTGGAAAAAtacttacttaaaaataaaatcatcagcTGACAGTAACAGTACTTTTATGTTCCCTAGATGAAAGAGAAGGAATGTCTAGCCCTTTTGCCCCAGGCACCAGTAAACAGAGGCTAACTTGATAAACATGAATGACCAAATCCATTTCActgcaggaagagacagagacagcaaaaCTGTCCATCTTTCTCTTATTTAAAGACACCAGCCCTTCTGCTGTAACTGACTCTTCATCATGAAGCTGCCTGCTCTtctcttgattttgttttgctttctggaCCTGCTGTGTACAGGTAAAGTGCCATTCGAAAAGACAAAGGCTTCAGGGGAGGAAATCTTGTTAAGTAACAACTGGGGACACGGAAGGGATTCAGTAGCTAAGGCAGTAGTTAGGTAAAGTCCCAGAGTGTATCATGAATACAGGACTTGTGGCCTTGCTACCAGTGAGTCACATCACTGTGTGAAACTAAAACTTTAGTTTTTAGTTAAATGATCATGAGAAAATCAGTTAACATTAACAAAATGAGCATAATCTTGGAAGTTACTGATATCTAAATTCAGATTTGATTTCTGTCATATATTAGTCTTATAGCTATCATTTAAacccatttgtttatttaattcatttataaattaagtatattaattgtatctatatattattttcataaagATTAATGATATATGAATATACAATACTTCTCAAGTATTAAGTGAGGATAAGTTGTAAGGAATTTAAAACTGGTATTGTAATTACTTTTAAACTACATTGAAAATTCTTGAAAGCAGATAACATCTTATCTTATAGAAAGGGCATCTTCTGTGATGTCTATCGCCagagaaataaaagtgaaatttaCCATCGTGGGTTTCACTTGCTTGAACTGTATCCTTTCTTTCTATCCCATTGAACTCGTTACTCTGATTTTGGATTAGAAGCCCAAGGGAAGCATTTTGATTGAGGGCAGGGAAAAGATTGTCTTGACACATTTCAAACTACTTAAGACAGGGCagatatttttcttgtttattcaAAAATACTGCAATTACTTCCAATcagctttaaaaataaggaaGTTATCTTAGCAAACACACAAGGAGTCTTTGAACTGTTTGATTTTGATGTTCAAGTCCATTCTATAGGAGCACAAAAAATCAAGAATTCTATCAATAAGTCCAGTTTGAGTAGATTAAAAATCCCCACATAATTATTTTTCACAAAAGGGTAATGAGGTCCGAAGTCAGATGAAGTGGGATACACATACAGTTCTAACTTCTTAAACAGTATGAGACAGAAAGATCATTTGAGCACAGGTCAATATCAGTATGGGCatgatagcaaaaaaaaaaaaaaaccctcaatgtaacaacaacaaaacccaacaaaaataGTTCAgataatttgaatattttataatgCAAATTAAAGATATTAAATGATAATTATGAAAATTATGAATGTATTACATTATCTGAAATTTAAGGTAAActaccaaaatattttaaatatattttaaatttttaaattacattattttctcctttcctttttctcccttcaaTCCCTTCCACATccccttccttgttttcttcagAAATCATAGCCAAACAgtttcagaaagcagaaagcatgCTGGCATTTAGCACAGCCGAGtttgtataataaaatattaactcCAGTTTTACTATCATGATTTACATGTGTCTCTTATGTCAGTACTTTGGAAAAAATATGTAAAGTTCTTCCTGACATTTTCAGTACTTTTAAAACCCTGAGAGACATAGTGTATATGTGTGGAGAGTTTTATCTAGAAGTTGAAGAATTTGCAATTCCTTCTTGTTGcatgaaaatgaattttaatatgGAACAGTAGCTGTTATCTAGAGAGAAgctatttgttatttttgttactgGTGGAAGAATGCTAATTTATAATTCCCACTTAAATAATGCTATTCTTTTTCTCATACTGATGCTTGACAGCTGTCATCTTGTTATTTGTAAATTCCAAATAAGTCAAAATACATTCTTCACACCCTCATGTAGGACAGTGTAATTTGAGgatgcatttttttaaactagCAAAATAATGTCTTTCCTCCTGGCATCAAAGGCAATAAATAGCATCTCTCATTATAATATAAATAAGGAACCATCATTAATTTATGCAGTAGAGCAATGGTATCATGTGGCTTAAGATATATGATAAAAATTTCTTATTGGactggtgatgtagctcagtagtaaacTTTTTTctaacatgtacaaggccctggtttcCATCCCCAGTAACTTTATTTTCCAAAACCTCTTCCTTCCCAAAGTAACAGAGATAGTATTGCTAATCTAAGttcactgaaaacagaaaacatgaatATATTGAGTTATCAGTACCATCATTTCCACCTTGCTTAGATGCTATGAATTATCCCAATTGAAAGGGGATGAAAACTGTTAACATACCTTCTTAGTTGATGTCTGACAATTTCCCGTTACTTTTCTTGATTTTACTTTGAGAGTTTACTGCACTATGAGACtatcttaaaaacagaaacaaatcccAACCTGATGAAATAGAAGCCTCGTTCTCATAAGGTAGATGAGTTTATCAGTTGTTATAAGTTGTGATCCTGCAGATTTGAGTACTTTATAGAAAACTCTGAAGGTAGAGACTAAAGAAATACTGAGcaattgaatttcttttttttctttttatttatgatgTCCATAAGGGTAATCTTGCATGACAATACTTGTACTCCTTGCAACCCAGCTGGTACTTGGATCTTTGTACATGTTCAAAGAACCCATCTTACCTCAAAACCTGCTGGTTATTTTTGTTTCCATAAAAGTAATTCTAATGATTTTCAGGTTGTACAGTAAGATAATCACTATTAACTAATTTTCCTACTTTGTATCTGAAAGACAAAGGTATTTATATGTTTTGGTTTATTTGAAATTGGGAGGAAATATTTGAAGAcattgtatgtacacacatacatacagttttAGATGCTGGTACCATGAATGTTTGCATGAGCCTCAATTATTCTTTTAATTGTATATATGATATAGACATATCTTTGTGTGTCAATATACTTCAGTAAAGCTGATTTaacaaagcaaataaatagaATGACAGAGAAATTGTTGGTGTACATCTCAAAGCCACTCTGCATCTTACAATGTGTAACAGAACATTTTAATGTAAGTATGAGCACCTAGTGGGTTCAATCTATCAGTAATAATTGGAGAGAAATCTgacaatgaaacaaacaaacaaaaaacacaaagctATTATCCTAAGTATAATAGGGAAAAATGAATTCTGAAACCCCTACCACAATAAAAAgatgttatatatttattttcacatcAACAATTGATTTATCCCAAATTTAGGTCTATAGAGTATGTAAAATGATGTAGTGATTCCTTTGATGTCTTGTTCTCTTCACAGTAAAAGCTGATATGAAAGACACCtacttttgctttttcaagagaGGCAAATGCAGACACGTGTGCAAAAGTGTTGAAAGGAAAGCTGGATTCTGCACAAAACTGAATGCTAATTGTTGCATGTTTGCACCTGAAATGAAAGCCCTCTATCCTGAAGA containing:
- the LOC131893706 gene encoding beta-defensin 133-like isoform X1; protein product: MKLPALLLILFCFLDLLCTVKADMKDTYFCFFKRGKCRHVCKSVERKAGFCTKLNANCCMFAPEMKALYPEDQSTIHILTCFCPFRNTILPVNNTLLSSSESYFSSS
- the LOC131893706 gene encoding beta-defensin 133-like isoform X2, encoding MKLPALLLILFCFLDLLCTVKADMKDTYFCFFKRGKCRHVCKSVERKAGFCTKLNANCCMFAPEMKALYPEDQSTIYFGRTQNCLS